A genomic region of Metopolophium dirhodum isolate CAU chromosome 1, ASM1992520v1, whole genome shotgun sequence contains the following coding sequences:
- the LOC132934667 gene encoding lymphocyte-specific helicase-like, translated as MNETTGMDSSDEIDILMEEESPLDVEDSIQEDNNCSLHSLDNEEREKRYKNLLKLLENSTKLSNAFETRLKNCKLQIIKKELEQSNKVDGNVPIKVEVESNTASNNQPIENEEYEECYLKLFKQPILFNGTLKNYQKEGLLWIRTLFENGLNGILADDMGLGKTIQTIAFYCFLLEMGISGPLLVIAPLSTIPNWLSEFSKFSPQLKTLLYHGKDIQRYKIRSKFNTDYKVGNLNCKSIVITTYEILRMDIKFLKSYDWKYITIDEGHKLKNSLTLTNRCLREFACANKLILTGTPIQNNMNELWTLLNILMPQLFNDIKDFSSWFVINDFHGTNDRIINIATKDEILDIIVKILKPFILRRQKTETDLNLPPKKEIVIYAPITDLQHKLYKATLTKEMNTLLNKEPVIQSEFGVRPKRKCVQSIQRYTENSVIRKTEPKSKVEPKDKAVSLVLLNPFIQLKKISNHPYLVHMPLIPGKKSILVDENIIKASGKFLILDAMLSKLKLLGHKVLLFSTMTQLLDLIEEFLIFRSYEYTRLDGTMEIANRVEAITTFTNDPDCFLMLISTRAGGLGLNLTAADTVIIFDSDWNPQCDLQAQDRCHRIGQVKPVVVYRLCTKSTVDENILAHAAAKRKLEKIVIGNGTFNRSTKINLSNIKDLMNLLESSDYDKQIQSNGFILSDEELDSLLDRSDMVNSIPKANPSQSAKHFEVLTKC; from the exons ATGAATGAAACAACTGGAATGGATTCATCTG ATGAAATTGATATTCTAATGGAGGAAGAATCGCCTCTAGACGTAGAAGACTCTATACAAGAAGACAATAACTGTTCg ttacacAGTCTGGATAATGAAGAAAGAGAGAAAAGATATAAGAATTTACTTAAACTTTTAGAAAATAGTACTAAATTATCTAATGCATTTGAAACcagattaaaaaattgtaaacttcaAATTATTAA AAAAGAACTAGAACAATCTAATAAAGTTGATGGAAATGTACCGATTAAAGTTGAAGTTGAATCAAACACAGCTTCAAATAATCAACCAATCGAA AATGAAGAATACGAAGAatgttatttaaagttatttaaacaaCCAATACTATTTAATGGAACACTTAAAAATTACCAGAAAGAAGGTCTTTTATGGATAAga ACGTTGTTTGAAAATGGTTTAAATGGTATCTTAGCTGATGATATGGGGCTTGGTAAAACTATACAAACTATAGCTTTCTACTGTTTTCTTTTGGAAATGGGAATAAGTGGACCATTACTTGTAATTGCTCCTCTGTCTACAATTCCCAATTGGTTATCTGAATTCTCTAAATTTTCTCctcaa CTGAAGACTTTGTTATACCATGGTAAAGATATTCAACGCTATAAAATTagatcaaaatttaatacagaTTATAAAGTGGGAAATTTAAACTGTAAATCTATTGTGATTACAACTTATGAAATTTTGCGTATGGACATAAAATTCTTAAAGAGTTATGATTGGAAGTATATTACGATTGATGAAGGTCATAAGCTGAAAAACTCTCTAACCTTAACAAACAG ATGCCTACGAGAATTTGCTTGTGCAAATAAACTTATACTTACTGGGACACCAATTCAGAATAATATGAATGAACTATGgactttattaaatatactgatgccacaattatttaatgatataaaagaTTTTAGCTCGTGGTTTGTGATTAATGACTTTCATGGTACGAATGACCGGATTATTAATATAGCTACAAAAGATGAAATATTAGATATCATAGTAAaa ATACTAAAACCTTTTATTTTGAGAAGGCAAAAAACAGAAACTGATCTAAACCTACCACCAAAGAAAGAAATTGTTATATATGCTCCAATCACAGATCTGCAACACAAATTGTACAAGGCTACATTGACCAAGGAAATGAATACATTGTTAAATAAAGAaccg gtaattcaGAGTGAGTTTGGAGTAAGGCCTAAAAGGAAATGTGTACAATCTATTCAAAGGTATACTGAGAATAGTGTTATAAGAAAAACTGAACCAAAATCAAa aGTTGAGCCAAAAGATAAGGCTGTCTCATTAGTTTTACTAAATCCATTTATTCAATTAAAGAAAATATCTAATCATCCATACCTTGTTCATATGCCTTTAATTCCGGGGAAAAAAAGCATACTTGTTgatgaaaacattattaaagCTAGTGGAAAATTTCTAATATTGGATGCgatgttatcaaaattaaaattgcttGGACATAAG GTATTGCTGTTTTCTACAATGACGCAATTATTAGATCTAATCGAAGAGTTTTTGATTTTTCGTTCCTATGAATACACTAGATTAGATGGTACAATGGAAATTGCTAATAGAGTGGAAGCAATTACTACATTCACCAATGATCCCGATTGTTTTTTGATGTTAATATCAACGCGTGCTGGTGGACTTGGTTTGAATTTGACTGCAGCAGATACTGTTATCATATTTGACAGTGACTGG AACCCACAATGTGATTTACAAGCCCAAGATCGGTGTCATAGAATTGGCCAAGTAAAACCGGTTGTTGTTTACCGTTTATGTACTAAAAGCACGgttgatgaaaatatattagCACACGCTGCCGCTAAGAGAAAACTAGAAAAAATTGTCATTGGGAACG gtacatttaatagaagcacaaaaattaacttatccAATATAAAGGATCTGATGAATTTGTTAGAATCGTCTGATTATGATAAACAAATACAGTCTAATGGATTTA TATTGTCGGATGAAGAATTGGACTCACTTTTAGACCGTTCTGATATGGTTAATTCAATACCAAAGGCAAATCCTTCTCAGTCTGCCAAACATTTTGAAGTATTGACCAAATGttag